Within the Rosa rugosa chromosome 2, drRosRugo1.1, whole genome shotgun sequence genome, the region ACAATACAATATTCACCAACAAAATCTGCAGGGCACTATATTCAACAAAGAGAGGCTTCTCGACACATAGTGGCTTACTGGTATACCTAGGAATGGTGTGATACCTATGAATCTGTATCCAAACCGAAACATCCAGATTGTCTTCTGTCTGGCAGTGAACTTGAACATTGTGTTTATTGCAGAAACAAAATTTGGAGGGGACACAGGTATCATTTAAGATATTTTTCCGGAGTGAAATGGAATGAAAGCCTTTTTGATCTTTCATAGCCACTTCTTTCTCCAACTGGGAGATCTTTTGTCACCAGATAACAATCTCGGAAGACTTAACAAACTATTAACCCGGGTAACGCCTTCCAATGCTGACCAATCTTCATCTGTTGAAATGCACTCTGCCAGACTTCTTTTAGACTGGCCCTCCAACTTCATAGGAAGCTTTTTCTCTGTTGACTCGGACACAGGAACAATCTCATCGGAGCTCCGTACAGTACTGAAATGCTCAAGACCAGTGGCATGAGAATCACTGAGTTCTAAATCACTACCCAAATGCTCAACAGCAATGACATGAGAATCAACAATCTCTACATCCTGACTGTTACTTTCTGCAGTTGCCATcatctccatttcctctccGTTATTCTTCGTCACTTCAGTATCTGTCACAACCTCATCAGCTACAGAAAACTGTTCTAAAAAGAGGCAGACAACAGCACAATCATCATTCTTGGACGTAGGGTATTTAAGCCTCCAAGCTCTGACGGCACAGTCTACAAGAGCCCTGGCTGCTGTTGTGTGACTAGGGGCAGAAGCCACAATTTCGATTGCTTCCTTGTTTGAAAGGACATCCCAAACCTGCATGATGCACAGTTTATTTATCTGTTTTAAGTGGCAAGAAAcccaaatatatataaaaaaagaacAGTAAGTTACCCCATCGGTGGCAAGTATAATGAATTCATCTTTTTCCGTTAGGTGGCGATAGTAAACATCTGGGACAGAAATTAAACCAAAATCCTTTAGACAGAAGTCTCCAAAGGCTCTAGCCATTGCTAAACCAGGAGAATCATTATTAGGTAACCAAACACGAGCAACCTCTGGCTCATCCTGCAATGCAAATACCCTTCCTTTGCATTGGTGAATCCTAGCAGCTTCCCCTAATTACAGACAGACAATAGATATTTATCAACATTCTTCCAAACCAGTAGTTCAGTACTCAGTAGTTCTACATAACATCTGTTGTGTGTgatgagagacagagagagagatatacTAGGAAGATCAGGCTTTAAGTCTACTGTCAATTGTACAGCAATCAAAGAGTTGTCGTTGTCTCTTGTTGCCAGCACAGCTCTCGAATCCCCAACATTGCCAAGTACAAGATTCTGACCCTGAAAAACCAAACATTACAAATTAGATGCAACACTCGTAGGAAATTTCATCATCTTGTACATGTATTGTAATGCCTTCTACTATAGCACTTTGATTCACTCCAAGCAATGCCGTTATGATAAATGTCTATTGTGAACAAAAACATGAATAGAGCAGGGATGACTTGACTTAAGCTTCTCCGCCATAATACTgaacataaataaattaataaaaaaatgctTATCCATAGATCAGAACTCTTACAACCATATGAGGAAATAATGGATTATAAAGGAACAAAAATTTGCTATAGAATTCTATCTTGAAAGGTATGACAACAGACTGATATTCGCACAAAGATGCAATATACAACAAAAATTCACAATTCATTTCCACCCTTTTAAGTGACAGTCTGACTTGACTTATGAAATGGTAAACCAAATTTCCAATATTGTATTTATTAAGGGAGGGGGTGGTGTGAGGCTCTTAAGTTGTCACCAACCTGACATTTGCTTAAAGAACTAAGTGCTCCATAACTTTACAGTATCTTCAAAACATCAAAGTTTTTCTACTTTCACTTATACATCTCAATGTCTGAGTGTGTTTGGAGTACAGAAATAGACAGACAAGTACAGTCACACATCCAAATGCATACATGTCTACAAATATCGATGA harbors:
- the LOC133732867 gene encoding probable protein phosphatase 2C 6: MGSCCSTNSKGMGKRIDTVEMSTVEDDGTSSPPKSSKRWITRKKSRGEKVGDRDVGHQIEIPGRLISNGGSKVACLHTQQGKKGTNQDAMLVWEDFSSRSDTVFCGVFDGHGPFGHMVAKKVRDSLPLLLCTQWKANSDGDLSNLSKTKNAHGNSNFEEPPSPSIDDEWRESMEVQESENLPDMYAPLKKSFLKAFKLMDKELRLHPTIDCFCSGTTAVTLIKQGQNLVLGNVGDSRAVLATRDNDNSLIAVQLTVDLKPDLPREAARIHQCKGRVFALQDEPEVARVWLPNNDSPGLAMARAFGDFCLKDFGLISVPDVYYRHLTEKDEFIILATDGVWDVLSNKEAIEIVASAPSHTTAARALVDCAVRAWRLKYPTSKNDDCAVVCLFLEQFSVADEVVTDTEVTKNNGEEMEMMATAESNSQDVEIVDSHVIAVEHLGSDLELSDSHATGLEHFSTVRSSDEIVPVSESTEKKLPMKLEGQSKRSLAECISTDEDWSALEGVTRVNSLLSLPRLLSGDKRSPSWRKKWL